TCCTCGGGGTCAGTGACACATCCCCAGGGAGGGTGGCATGTCCCCAGGGCCGGTGGCACATCCTCGGGGTCAGTGGCACATCCCCGGGGAGGGTGGCATGTCCCCAGGGCCGGTGGCACATCCTCGGGGTCAGTGACACGTCCCCAGGGCCGGTGGCACATCCTCGGGGTCAGTGGCACATCCCCGGGGAGGGTGGCATGTCCCCAACATCTGCTATCCCGCCCCAGGGAAGCCCAAGAAAGGCggcagcagcaaggaggaggagggggaccCCTGGGCGGAGGAAAAGGGCCAGGACCGCAAAGGTGGGTGCCAGCCCCCCATCCCATCACCCCCCACTCCCTGCGCTCTGCCCCTCCCCCTCACACACCTCTTTTCCAggaaaacccaaaaaaccaggGGGGAAGAAGTGGGAGCCGGATGAGGACGAATGGGCCCCTCCAGAGAAGACACGTGAGTTTGCCCGATCCCGGGGGCACACAGGCACCCTGCTGCGGGGGGGAAGGTGCCCATCACTCCCCGCCCCCCACTGTCCCCAGGATGTCCCCCCATCGGCCTGGAGTCCCACCGCATTGAGGACGACCAGATCCTAGCCTCCTCCATGCTGCGCCACGGGCTGGGCGCCCAGCGTGGGCGCCTCAACATGCAGGTGAGGGTCACCCGCCCCACGCCCACCCTCCCCGCACCAGcgaaccccccccccccatgacCCCAAGTCGCTGTCCCCACCCCAGGCAGGCACCAACGAGGATGATTTCTTCGACGGGGCTTGGTGCGCTGAGGACGACAGCCGGGCACACTGGATCGAGGTGGACACCCGCCGTACCACCAAGTTCACCGGCGTCATCACCCAGGGCCGCGACTCCCAGATCCAGTATGGGGCTGGGAACACGGGGAGGGGACGGAgccaggggcggggggggaacaCCTTGGGGACGACCCCTCCCAACctgtccccttcctcctgcagcgAGGACTTTGTCACCAGCTTCTACGTGGGCTTTAGCAATGACAGCCAGAACTGGGTGATGTACACCAACGGCTACGAGGAGATGGTACGGGATCCCAAAATGGGCTGGTTGGGGGGGGCATGGGGACAATAGGgaccctctccccctcctcagctgcacCTTCCCTGCCTTGGCAGATGTTTTACGGCAATGTGGATAAGGACACACCGGTGCTGACCGAGTTCCCCGAGCCCATGGTGGCCCGTTACATCCGCATCTACCCCCAGACGTGGAACGGCAGCCTCTGCCTGCGCCTTGAGGTCCTGGGCTGCCCCCTCTCCAGTAAGAGCCACCCCAAAGCAGCATCTGGGGGGGGATTATGGGGGGGTTGCGGCTCCCTGGCCCCCCCACCGCTGTGCCTTTGTCCCCTCCGCAGCCATCAGCAGCTACTACGCCCAGCAGAACGAGGTGACCTCCACTGACAACCTGGACTTCCGCCACCACACCTACAAGGACATGAGGCAGGTGAGCACCTCCATGGGGTGGGCACCTCCGTGGGGGGTGGGCTCAGCCCCCCCAAGCGCTGTCCCCCATCGcctgcccccctccctgcccccacaGCTGATGAAGGTGGTGAACGAGGAGTGTCCCACCATCACCCGCATCTACAACATCGGCAAGAGCTCGCGGGGGCTGAAGATCTACGCCATGGAGATCTCCGATAACCCGGGCGAGCACGAGACGGGTGAGAAGGGAAGGTGTGGGGGGCCACGGCTGTGGTCCCcgggtgcaggcaggggtgcaggcagcacacTGACCCTGCCCATACCCTGCCCGCAGGCGAGCCCGAGTTCAGGTACACGGCGGGGCTGCACGGGAACGAAGTGCTGGGccgggagctgctgctcctgctgatgCAGTTCCTGTGCAAGGAGTACCAGGACGGCAACCCGCGGGTGCGGAGCCTGGTGACCGAAACCCGCATCCACCTCGTGCCCTCCCTCAATCCCGACGGCTACGAGCTGGCCCGCGAGGCGGTAAGGGGACTGCGGGGCGGTGGGATGGGGCGGCGGGATGCAGCCCCCTGGCTCACCgctgccctgggctgcctgcagggctCCGAGCTGGGCAACTGGGCGCTGGGCCACTGGACTGAGGAGGGCTACGACCTCTTTGAGAACTTCCCTGACTTGGCTTCGGCGCTGTGGGCGGCCGAGGAGAGGAGGCTGGTGCCCCACAAGTTCCCCAACCaccacatccccatcccagaGCACTACCTGACCGAGGATGCCACGGTGAGCCATGGCGTGGGGCACGGCCATAGGGCACAGCGGCAGGGCGCTGATGGGGAGGTGATGTCTCACACCACTGCGCCTGCCTCGGCAGGTGGCAGTGGAGACACGGGCTGTCATGGCGTGGATGGACAAGAACCCCTTTGTGCTGGGAGCCAACCTGCAGGGCGGGGAGAAGCTGGTGTCCTACCCCTTCGACATGGCCCGGCCTGTCAGCGAGACACCGGCAGCCGCCGCTCGCCCACCAGACGACTACGAGGACGACAACCCTGAGCTGCAGGAGACACCTGATCACGCCATCTTCCGCTGGCTCGCCATCTCCTACGCCTCGGCCCACCTCACCATGACCGAGACCTTCCGCGGGGGCTGCCACACACAGGACATGACCAACGCCATGGGCATCGTGCAGGGGGCCAAGTGGCACCCCCGGGCTGGGAGTAAGTGGGTGCCACACCATACGGTGTCGGCCTGCCCGCCCCACGCTCCTGCCACCTGAAGGtgcgagcgagcggctgggtgggtGCTTGGTTTTTCGTTTTACAGGCATGAATGACTTCAGCTACCTGCACACCAACTGCCTGGAGCTCTCCATCTACCTGGGCTGCGACAAGTTCCCCCACGAGAGCGAGCTGCAGCAGGAGTGGGAGAACAACAAGGAGTCACTGCTCACCTTCATGGAGCAGGTAGGTGCCGGGGCACAGTGGGCAGGGAGccggcagcagccctgcctgcccctcctggCTCATCTCACCCCCTGGCCTTGTGCAGGTCCATCGGGGCATCAAGGGCTTGGTGACGGACCAGCAGGGAGAACCCATCGCCAACGCCACCATTGTTGTGGGAGGCATCAACCACAACATCAAGACAGGTACGGCGCAGGGTAGGGTGTTGGGCAGAGTGCTGGCAGCACCGTGCCGCCTCCTTCTCACCCCGCTGCCTCCCCTTGTTGCCCACAGCCAGCGGTGGGGACTACTGGCGCATCCTGAACCCAGGCGAGTACCGTGTCTTGGCTCGGGCCGAGGGATACAACCCCAGTGTCAAGACCTGCAGCGTCTTCTATGACATTGGAGCCACCCAGTGCAATTTCGTTCTGTCGCGCTCCAACTGGAAACGCATCCGGGAGATCATGGCCATGAACGGGAACCGGCCCATCCGCCGCATCGTGCCCGGCCGCCCCATGACTCCCCGCGAACGCATGCGCCTGCGTATGCGCCTCCGGCACCGCATGCGGCTCCGGCAGCAGATGAGGCTGCGGCGTCTCAATGCCACCACAACTGCCAGCGgccccacagccccaccacccaccacagccctgcccttccccttcAGCAGCACTGCCTACGTGCCCTGGAGCCAAGAGCCACCCACAGCTGGCACCTGGGAGATGGAGACCGAAACAGAGGTGGTGACTGAGCTGGTGACGGAGACGGAGGCCTGGGAGCTGGGCACGGGGACGGCACAGCCCTTCACCACGGCCGAGACCTACACTGTGAACTTTGGTGACTAGGAGATGCTCGTCCCCTCGCTCCTGCCTCGAGCCAAGGCCAGATGCTCAcggctggtttggttttgcctgCCACAGGCTCCGGCATCCGCTTCTAAAGTCTTCCTTGAGCCCCAGGCAGCCCGCTCTGGGCAGTCCGCCCCGGGTGGGCTCCAGCTTCTCACCCGCGCTGCTTCCTAGGACTGCAGGGCACGCCATGCCGATGCTTGCCCCAAGGGCCGGGCGGCCATGGAGCGTCCCCCTTGCCGGGCtccagagccaggcagggaaGGACGTGCTGCCCTGTCCCTCGGGCTGGGCAGTGCCAGCCCTTGcctggcaggggagggggcGATGCAGGACCCAGCCCTCGCCCCACCCCTGTCTCCTGGCACAGCGGGGTTGCAGGGGTGGTCCTGCTCTCCAGGGCAGGGCCCGCACGGAGGCAGGCGCAGCCCCTGTCCCCTCCACACAGTATTTTTTGTTACACAAATAAATCAAGTTATATTGGTACGAGcatctctttctctcctgtACCCCCAGCACCTCTGTGCCAGCCCTCCTGTGAGGGCAGATGGGGATGGCGGTGGGTGCCAGGACCCTCTGAGGGGCCAGGGGTTTATTGAGTCtgtgccctgcctgctcagTCAGTGCACAACCTCCATGTCCCCGTCGTCGTCCTCAGCCCCAAAGCCGGAGAAGCTGATGGGCTGGCAGCTGAGGTCGCGCAGGTTGACGAGGCAGGCTGTCTGCGTGGTGCTGAAGGCGGGCACCGCCACCAGCAGGACCTGCTGCCCATCCTCCCCTGCAAAGACAGGTGGGCATCAGGCGCACAAGCCCTTGGTCAGCATCCCAGTGCGGGGTCCCAGCCCAGAGCGAGTACTGGGGGGT
This genomic stretch from Phalacrocorax aristotelis chromosome 24, bGulAri2.1, whole genome shotgun sequence harbors:
- the AEBP1 gene encoding adipocyte enhancer-binding protein 1 isoform X1, with product MGLAGPPRSCLLLAAALLPLLPPGAAPGPAAPPALTDAEIEAFLRGFLGPGERGDGDGDDDGTDLAIGTDLGTDTDTGTGSPGRLTEPEKPKKGKKEKTPKPTKKPKERPRGSKKDKDKDRERDRDRGKGKDKPPKKPKEKPPKGSEKPPKGSKKPKEKPPKATKKTPSKKPPELLTTPQAPPTTPQTPRGKDDTQTAWFPEQPSPYEEEDGGGQGELEELPSKPWEVGREDWHPEPEPEVPEEPEPPTLDYNEQLEREDYEDFEYIRRQQKPRKPPSRKKPERVWPQPEEPPQPLSAPPAKPEVPPPEPPPPPIPVTEGDYEEGFERPDYDDLEYGLPRQPKPRKHPDKEDEMETDKEKLKPWKPKKGGSSKEEEGDPWAEEKGQDRKGKPKKPGGKKWEPDEDEWAPPEKTRCPPIGLESHRIEDDQILASSMLRHGLGAQRGRLNMQAGTNEDDFFDGAWCAEDDSRAHWIEVDTRRTTKFTGVITQGRDSQIHEDFVTSFYVGFSNDSQNWVMYTNGYEEMMFYGNVDKDTPVLTEFPEPMVARYIRIYPQTWNGSLCLRLEVLGCPLSTISSYYAQQNEVTSTDNLDFRHHTYKDMRQLMKVVNEECPTITRIYNIGKSSRGLKIYAMEISDNPGEHETGEPEFRYTAGLHGNEVLGRELLLLLMQFLCKEYQDGNPRVRSLVTETRIHLVPSLNPDGYELAREAGSELGNWALGHWTEEGYDLFENFPDLASALWAAEERRLVPHKFPNHHIPIPEHYLTEDATVAVETRAVMAWMDKNPFVLGANLQGGEKLVSYPFDMARPVSETPAAAARPPDDYEDDNPELQETPDHAIFRWLAISYASAHLTMTETFRGGCHTQDMTNAMGIVQGAKWHPRAGSMNDFSYLHTNCLELSIYLGCDKFPHESELQQEWENNKESLLTFMEQVHRGIKGLVTDQQGEPIANATIVVGGINHNIKTASGGDYWRILNPGEYRVLARAEGYNPSVKTCSVFYDIGATQCNFVLSRSNWKRIREIMAMNGNRPIRRIVPGRPMTPRERMRLRMRLRHRMRLRQQMRLRRLNATTTASGPTAPPPTTALPFPFSSTAYVPWSQEPPTAGTWEMETETEVVTELVTETEAWELGTGTAQPFTTAETYTVNFGD
- the AEBP1 gene encoding adipocyte enhancer-binding protein 1 isoform X2; translation: MGLAGPPRSCLLLAAALLPLLPPGAAPGPAAPPALTDAEIEAFLRGFLGPGERGDGDGDDDGTDLAIGTDLGTDTDTGTGSPGRLTEPEKPKKGKKEKTPKPTKKPKERPRGSKKDKDKDRERDRDRGKGKDKPPKKPKEKPPKGSEKPPKGSKKPKEKPPKATKKTPSKKPPELLTTPQAPPTTPQTPRGKDDTQTAWFPEQPSPYEEEDGGGQGELEELPSKPWEVGREDWHPEPEPEVPEEPEPPTLDYNEQLEREDYEDFEYIRRQQKPRKPPSRKKPERVWPQPEEPPPPAKPEVPPPEPPPPPIPVTEGDYEEGFERPDYDDLEYGLPRQPKPRKHPDKEDEMETDKEKLKPWKPKKGGSSKEEEGDPWAEEKGQDRKGKPKKPGGKKWEPDEDEWAPPEKTRCPPIGLESHRIEDDQILASSMLRHGLGAQRGRLNMQAGTNEDDFFDGAWCAEDDSRAHWIEVDTRRTTKFTGVITQGRDSQIHEDFVTSFYVGFSNDSQNWVMYTNGYEEMMFYGNVDKDTPVLTEFPEPMVARYIRIYPQTWNGSLCLRLEVLGCPLSTISSYYAQQNEVTSTDNLDFRHHTYKDMRQLMKVVNEECPTITRIYNIGKSSRGLKIYAMEISDNPGEHETGEPEFRYTAGLHGNEVLGRELLLLLMQFLCKEYQDGNPRVRSLVTETRIHLVPSLNPDGYELAREAGSELGNWALGHWTEEGYDLFENFPDLASALWAAEERRLVPHKFPNHHIPIPEHYLTEDATVAVETRAVMAWMDKNPFVLGANLQGGEKLVSYPFDMARPVSETPAAAARPPDDYEDDNPELQETPDHAIFRWLAISYASAHLTMTETFRGGCHTQDMTNAMGIVQGAKWHPRAGSMNDFSYLHTNCLELSIYLGCDKFPHESELQQEWENNKESLLTFMEQVHRGIKGLVTDQQGEPIANATIVVGGINHNIKTASGGDYWRILNPGEYRVLARAEGYNPSVKTCSVFYDIGATQCNFVLSRSNWKRIREIMAMNGNRPIRRIVPGRPMTPRERMRLRMRLRHRMRLRQQMRLRRLNATTTASGPTAPPPTTALPFPFSSTAYVPWSQEPPTAGTWEMETETEVVTELVTETEAWELGTGTAQPFTTAETYTVNFGD